In Colletotrichum lupini chromosome 6, complete sequence, a single window of DNA contains:
- a CDS encoding cytochrome P450: MFLDIIPFTAHLINLPFLQRLLWTFGPAILGLFVLRTIYYLTLHPLAGYSGPLLARITTIPWLWHRANGTNHSWPLLLHKQYGHVVRIGPNELSYSHPDAWHDIYAKAGGGGDMPKDYVGLGPDMAAPEKGIVRAENDADHQRQRRLFSHAFSDRAVLKQESLVQGHVRSLMGKLADENAEPALASASSAHADGRVDLMTWLSYLAFDIMGDLMYGEPLGMLESDQSARQWVRDTYSTIKTVTLGMTMMGWHSPLGPLLLKLIWGSSGERRARHNRFSTDRVDKRLDRGDDSGSDLWSMIMQNSGSDKKPGISRAEMYSNAATFMIGGTETTTAATSALTYLLLTHPSKMATLRAELDAVVEDPQEDLTFTRLRKLPYLNACIEEAMRVYPPAPTPMPRMVPPGGRIVCGRHVPAGTRVDIPLYAIAHHPDNFVDPEEFVPERWLEGSDRPAKYAVDRRDCVKVFSAGPRDCIGKNFAYPEMRLIIASLLYNFDLELADPNFDWLDQKSYGIWDKHPLWVKLVPRKLEQAL, from the exons ATGTTCCTCGACATCATACCCTTCACCGCTCACCTGATCAACCTGCCATTCCTCCAGAGACTCCTCTGGACTTTCGGCCCGGCCATTCTCGGACTTTTCGTCCTACGTACCATCTACTACCTGACTCTTCATCCCCTGGCGGGATACTCGGGCCCCCTACTCGCGCGCATCACTACCATCCCATGGCTCTGGCACCGCGCCAACGGTACCAACCACAGCTGGCCTCTGCTCCTCCACAAACAGTACGGCCACGTTGTGCGCATCGGCCCGAATGAGCTGAGCTACAGCCATCCTGATGCCTGGCACGACATCTACGCAAAGGCGGGCGGAGGTGGCGATATGCCAAAGGACTATGTCGGACTGGGGCCGGACATGGCGGCGCCCGAGAAGGGCATCGTGCGGGCCGAGAACGATGCCGACCATCAGCGACAGCGACGTCTATTCTCGCACGCCTTTTCCGATCGTGCCGTGCTCAAGCAGGAGAGTCTCGTACAGGGCCATGTGCGCAGCTTGATGGGCAAGCTGGCCGATGAGAACGCGGAGCCTGCTTTAGCTTCTGCTTCTTCTGCCCATGCTGATGGCCGTGTCGACCTCATGACATGGTTGAGCTACCTCGCCTTTGACATTATGGGCGACCTCATGTACGGCGAGCCGCTTGGCATGCTCGAGAGCGACCAGTCGGCGCGCCAGTGGGTTCGCGACACGTACTCAACCATCAAGACAGTCACGCTCGGCATGACTATGATGGGCTGGCACTCACCTCTAGGGCCCTTGCTCCTGAAGCTCATCTGGGGCAGTAGCGGCGAGCGCCGCGCCCGACACAACCGCTTCTCAACGGACCGTGTCGACAAGCGCCTGGACCGCGGTGACGACTCTGGCAGCGACCTCTGGTCCATGATTATGCAGAACAGCGGCAGCGACAAGAAGCCAGGCATCTCGCGCGCTGAGATGTACTCCAACGCTGCGACTTTCATGATTGGCGGCACTGAGACCACCACAGCCGCCACCTCGGCCCTGACTTATCTGCTTCTCACACACCCGTCTAAGATGGCCACGTTGCGCGCGGAGCTTGATGCCGTCGTTGAGGATCCGCAGGAGGACTTGACGTTCACTCGATTGCGGAAGCTGCCCTACCTCAACGCATGTATCGAGGAGGCCATGCGGGTGTACCCGCCTGCGCCGACGCCGATGCCGCGGATGGTCCCTCCCGGAGGCCGTATCGTCTGCGGCCGCCATGTTCCAGCGGGTACGCGCGTGGACATCCCACTATATGCGATTGCGCATCATCCGGATAACTTTGTTGATCCTGAGGAGTTCGTACCTGAGCGATGGTTAGAGGGCAGCGACCGGCCGGCGAAATATGCTGTTGATCGGAGGGATTGTGTCAAGGTGTTTTCAGCGGGGCCGCGAGACTGTATCGGCAAGAA CTTTGCGTACCCCGAGATGAGACTTATTATTGCTAGTCTACTGTACAATTTTGACCTTGAACTGGCTGACCCTAATTTTGACTGGTTAGACCAAAAGAGCTATGGCATTTGGGATAAGCACCCTCTTTGGGTCAAGTTGGTGCCGCGCAAACTTGAGCAGGCCTTGTAA
- a CDS encoding aromatic prenyltransferase yields MAYQAIGTAKRNIYNEFDAPSSSYTSISKGDPLVSSWLPTLHNTLSSLLSWTGSYPAHIQDAHLAFVREAVVPRLKQPPAAPDKANYILTHNQSPYEASVAFSSHREAKVRFTVQPLVDPSPGAAGGDPLGQRGLRQKLAGLASACNADRTWLDAFLDSVFLTTEEEAGLIRMKPGGALPRQICYAGFDLESEENTTISMKAYLFPQLKVLATNRSLVDITESVATRLAAGDEAMLAAWELLKTFLVSQGEDNINIYFLAIDCVALFKKPRFKVYVHTHANSLASARDVFTLGGRLPASSADFLPQVWPLLMEMEDIAPADMETLEKPLSDPNSKYCGLCFAFELVPGKAVPQVKMYVPIWQYSRDEAGIVKRYERILQTQGMMSGKYDFGAAVRDAFGKNRETGLHTMASISSSGKGVGFSAYFGPRFWGRTSLDDFVEESSQPLSYNDGIVPF; encoded by the exons ATGGCCTATCAAGCTATTGGTACTGCCAAGCGAAACATCTACAACGAATTTGACGCTCCCTCCTCCAGTTATACTTCCATTTCGAAAGGAGATCCTCTTGTCTCCTCATGGCTCCCCACCCTCCACAATACCCTTTCCTCGCTCCTAAGCTGGACGGGCTCCTACCCAGCCCACATCCAAGACGCCCATCTCGCCTTTGTGCGCGAGGCCGTGGTCCCCCGCCTGAAGCAGCCGCCTGCTGCTCCTGACAAAGCGAACTACATCCTTACTCACAATCAGTCTCCTTATGAAGCAAGCGTCGCGTTCTCATCTCACAGAGAGGCCAAGGTGCGGTTCACGGTGCAGCCGCTCGTGGATCCCAGCCCTGGGGCCGCGGGCGGTGACCCCCTAGGGCAGAGAGGACTGCGTCAGAAGCTGGCGGGTCTGGCATCTGCTTGCAATGCCGATCGCACGTGGTTGGATGCCTTCCTTGATTCTGTCTTTCTTACtacggaggaggaggcgggcTTGATCAGAATGAAGCCTGGTGGTGCGCTGCCCCGACAAATTTGTTATGCTGGATTCGACCTCGAGTCTGAGGAGAACACGACCATCAGCATGAAAGCGTACCTTTTCCCGCAACTCAAAGTCCTCGCAACGAACCGGTCGCTGGTGGACATCACCGAGTCCGTCGCGACACGCCTTGCCGCGGGTGATGAAGCAATGTTGGCTGCGTGGGAATTACTCAAAACGTTCCTTGTCTCGCAAGGCGAGGACAATATCAACATCTACTTTCTCGCCATCGACTGCGTGGCGCTCTTCAAGAAGCCTCGCTTTAAGGTCTACGTACACACACATGCCAACTCACTTGCCTCAGCCCGTGACGTCTTCACACTAGGCGGCCGCCTTCCTGCTTCCTCGGCCGACTTCCTCCCACAAGTTTGGCCTTTACTGATGGAAATGGAGGATATTGCCCCAGCCGACATGGAAACTCTGGAGAAGCCGCTCAGTGATCCGAATAGCAAGTACTGCGGGCTCTGCTTCGCCTTTGAACTTGTGCCAGGCAAGGCGGTCCCGCAGGTCAAGATGTATGTGCCGATCTGGCAGTACTCCCGTGACGAGGCCGGGATCGTTAAGCGCTACGAGCGAATCCTTCAGACGCAGGGGATGATGTCGGGGAAGTACGACTTTGGAGCTGCTGTTCGAGACGCCTT CGGCAAGAATAGAGAGACTGGCCTGCATACCATGGCTTCGATTTCCTCTTCTGGCAAGGGCGTGGGGTTCAGCGCCTATTTCGGGCCAAGGTTTTGGGGTAGAACTTCATTAGACGACTTTGTAGAGGAATCTAGTCAACCTTTATCGTACAATGATGGCATAGTTCCTTTCTGA
- a CDS encoding O-methyltransferase encodes MAIGIAEQNEQITYLRSVLTILTTSTNDLIAELSSSSAGKATVSNGAKTNPDVRIPKTPKAEEARKRVIAATTSLEAAILTPQWRLGHLAHSYYISRALHMVVEWEIPQLLAANGPMTLDALASKTGIADASKLGFVMRTLCAHRIFAETSHDVFANDEASTALATDERLANSVRFASFLFPTADVLPGLLKDPVLCASYEPRDSAFAKSIGKGMGQFEFLNAHPEWRDCFDFWLASLGEYLHGLTDVRGYPWETTLRNGAVIVDVGGGLGSSIQSLRTNFPHHKNDFVGIVQDQPGMIAHATAHWNKTDPHALTSGVVKLTTHDFFNENPVKGADVYWFRSVIVDWQDKDLTTMFTHIRNAMAPGKSRLLIGEYIPHPTCGDALLPDAPAPLLKNYGAFQSMGLIGGFVLTASPNGRQRTFQDLDRVVKAAGLKIVKVWICRGLGNVIECRMKEDRATGTNGSH; translated from the coding sequence ATGGCCATCGGCATCGCTGAGCAAAATGAACAAATCACATACCTCCGCTCGGTTCTAACCATCTTAACCACCTCAACCAATGACCTCATCGCCGAGCTGTCTTCCTCTTCGGCCGGTAAGGCTACAGTCAGCAACGGAGCAAAGACAAACCCTGATGTTCGAATCCCGAAAACCCCCAAGGCCGAAGAGGCCCGTAAACGCGTCATCGCTGCCACGACATCGCTCGAGGCGGCAATCTTGACGCCCCAGTGGCGTCTCGGCCATCTGGCCCACAGCTATTACATTTCTCGCGCGCTTCACATGGTCGTGGAGTGGGAGATACCCCAGCTCCTGGCCGCTAATGGCCCCATGACGCTTGACGCTCTCGCTTCCAAGACGGGCATCGCCGATGCGAGTAAGCTGGGCTTCGTTATGCGGACTCTCTGCGCCCACCGCATCTTTGCCGAGACCTCCCATGATGTCTTTGCCAATGACGAAGCATCGACAGCCCTCGCTACAGATGAACGTCTCGCCAACTCTGTCCGCTTCGCCTCCTTTCTCTTTCCAACAGCCGATGTGCTTCCTGGACTGCTCAAGGATCCCGTCCTCTGCGCCAGCTACGAGCCGCGAGACTCAGCTTTTGCCAAGAGCATCGGTAAGGGCATGGGACAGTTCGAGTTTCTCAACGCGCACCCCGAGTGGCGCGACTGTTTCGACTTTTGGCTCGCTTCGCTGGGCGAGTACCTCCACGGCCTGACCGATGTGCGCGGGTACCCCTGGGAAACCACCCTCCGGAACGGCGCCGTCATCGTCGACGTTGGTGGCGGACTCGGTAGCTCGATCCAATCCTTGCGTACAAATTTCCCCCATCACAAGAACGACTTTGTCGGCATCGTTCAAGACCAGCCCGGCATGATCGCGCACGCCACAGCACATTGGAATAAGACAGATCCGCATGCGTTGACCTCGGGCGTGGTCAAGCTCACCACCCATGACTTCTTCAATGAGAACCCGGTCAAGGGAGCCGACGTGTACTGGTTCCGGTCTGTCATTGTCGACTGGCAGGACAAGGACTTGACCACCATGTTCACGCACATCAGGAACGCTATGGCTCCTGGGAAGTCGCGTCTGCTTATTGGCGAGTACATACCACACCCGACGTGCGGCGACGCTCTGCTCCCTGATGCGCCTGCCCCGTTGTTGAAGAATTACGGGGCGTTCCAGTCCATGGGGCTCATCGGAGGGTTTGTTCTGACTGCTAGCCCCAACGGTCGACAGAGGACTTTCCAAGACTTGGATCGTGTTGTCAAGGCGGCTGGATTGAAGATTGTCAAGGTGTGGATCTGCCGCGGTTTGGGTAATGTGATTGAATGTCGGATGAAGGAGGATCGTGCAACTGGCACGAATGGCAGTCATTAG
- a CDS encoding ATPase, with the protein MSTAPSTDEKADNERPILRSSRPSRHRASLLSFPGAPPPSDNRPRSVHISADEYKAITDLVDLAKSFLEKQQQNGEVSLSSTQSDSVLDVSKAPKQDGPLDPFGNNFDAREWAKAFYRLRSDSCEVRKAGVAYRKLNVSGYGSDTAFQTTVGNAWWLKAAGAMRGLLRIKRQQVRILHDLEGVVNDGEMLCVLGPPGSGCSTFLRTMAGDTQGTQVAEDSHLNYRGVSADEMKRYFKGDAIYTAEEDVHFPALSVADTLFFAARARAPRTRPAGLSADEYATWVRDVTMAMLGIQHTMQTPVGGTDGDTVRGVSGGERKRVSIAEAALSFAPIQCWDNSTRGLDSAATVDLCKNLRVQSDIMGMVSMVAIYQAPEEAYELFDKVLVLYEGRQIHFGKTTEAKRYFQRLGFVCPKIQTTPDFLTSMTSPAEREGIVKPGYEQKVPRTPDEFAEAWRTSSLRRKLGDELDSYDASFSLSSSGPRNSRTHFAEFLESKKSDQSWMQRWKSPYTLSYPRQVLLCLWRALALLKASPQMTVMMLVLNLFQTLIVASVFFRLPDTAESIKSRSTFLFTAALVNAFGCVLEVPALYAKRSIVEKHVRYALYHASAEAVADLVMSLPYKLLNAITVNTIFYWMCNMRNEAGSFVFFVLVQFAMTLAVSLLFRLVASVTKSHTAAQAPSTIVFLTLALYTGFAVPPMYIKPYAKWIATLSPVSYGFEALMINELGDNRKFPCKTFVPFGPNYEMDAASMTMMARTRVCAAQGGVSGETFINGTKYINGAFRYMDSHRWRNVGVVFAFAVAYLVLHLIATEIVSSAKSKGEMLVFPRGKVPTRRTGEPTRDVEDQITKGKTEAPSGHDADDNGDLTIDRQTAIFHWSNVCYEVKLKKKETKRILDGVDGWCKPGTLTALMGVSGTGKTTLLDALASRLSVGVVTGEMLVDGAPRDDSFQQKTGYVKQQDQHLLTSTVREALTFSAVLRQPARFSHKQKIAYVDKVIEILGMEEYADAVVGVPGEGLNVEQRKKLTIGVELAARPALLLFLDEPTSGLDSQTSLSICTLLETLRQNGQAILCTIHQPSATLFERFDRLLLLARGGRTVYFGQIGRNAKVLVDYFVRNGGPRPKKGKNPAEYILEQVKASGSGKSDINWPEVWRKSTEYEEVKAHLAKLKETQHQDAAHQQHLHNDPPFAAPVTTQFSEVTRRLAKHYWRTPSYVYAKLLLTFGSALFIGLSLLNLPNTQTGVTIQTIAIFMFLTTHLNLTQQIVPIFVSQRTLYEGREQPSRTYSWAAFMGAQMVVEMAYNALMAPPAFVAWYYLVGLQRNAAETNDTAARGGLAVLFMLVFFLQASTFAYMIGAAFDLADQAAGVGNLLFVMMFIFNGILGTPPKFWVWVYRVNPFTYLVEGLLGTGLANAKIQCADNEFLLVNPPLGQTCGEYLQPFIAQAGGYLADTTVLDNCKYCTTNNTNQVLAGVHVEFSNRWRDLGILFAYVFFNAIAAFGLYYIRVPKPKKDKGKSSPSTLPSLQDGSNADPPPKFPMEESEKQAERSSQATRAGKVLGSLRSSIHGGLQGLGGGGKKYWDDDLENADDAQIIGKEADLGYLSEGEEGNRDVDIRDFSMQRSPVTPQYWI; encoded by the exons ATGTCTACCGCACCCTCCACCGACGAAAAAGCAGACAACGAGCGGCCAATTTTGCGATCTTCGCGTCCATCTCGGCATCGCGCCTCTCTTCTAAGTTTTCCAGGCGCTCCGCCTCCCAGTGACAATCGGCCGAGATCTGTACACATATCTGCGGACGAATACAAGGCCATTACAGATCTCGTAGACCTAGCAAAGTCTTTCCTCGAAAAACAGCAACAAAATGGCGAAGTCTCGTTATCTTCGACCCAAAGCGACTCTGTGCTAGACGTCTCAAAGGCTCCTAAACAAGACGGACCCCTCGATCCCTTTGGCAACAACTTTGACGCCCGGGAATGGGCCAAAGCATTCTATCGCCTCCGCTCCGACAGCTGCGAAGTGCGTAAGGCCGGTGTCGCCTATCGCAAGCTCAATGTCTCAGGCTACGGGTCCGACACAGCCTTTCAAACAACGGTTGGCAACGCGTGGTGGCTCAAAGCCGCAGGAGCTATGCGTGGCTTATTGCGTATAAAGCGTCAACAGGTGCGCATCCTGCATGACCTCGAGGGAGTCGTCAACGATGGCGAGATGCTTTGCGTGCTGGGTCCGCCAGGTAGTGGCTGCTCGACGTTTTTGCGTACCATGGCGGGAGATACGCAAGGCACGCAGGTGGCAGAGGATTCTCACCTCAACTACCGCGGTGTGAGTGCCGATGAGATGAAGCGCTACTTCAAAGGCGACGCCATCTACACCGCCGAAGAGGACGTTCACTTCCCGGCGCTCTCGGTAGCGGACACACTCTTCTTCGCCGCGAGAGCGAGAGCGCCCAGAACCCGGCCCGCTGGGCTATCAGCGGACGAGTATGCGACATGGGTGCGTGACGTGACTATGGCCATGCTGGGAATCCAGCACACGATGCAGACACCAGTTGGTGGGACAGATGGCGACACAGTACGCGGCGTATCTGGCGGCGAGCGCAAGCGTGTGAGCATTGCTGAGGCGGCGCTGAGTTTCGCGCCGATCCAGTGCTGGGACAACAGCACGCGTGGGCTCGACAGCGCTGCGACTGTGGATCTCTGCAAAAACTTGCGCGTCCAGAGCGATATCATGGGCATGGTGAGCATGGTCGCCATCTATCAAGCACCCGAAGAGGCCTACGAGTTGTTCGACAAAGTACTGGTTCTCTACGAAGGGCGACAGATCCACTTTGGGAAGACGACGGAAGCCAAACGCTACTTCCAGCGGCTGGGCTTCGTTTGTCCCAAGATACAGACGACACCGGACTTCCTGACATCTATGACAAGCCCAGCTGAGCGCGAGGGCATTGTCAAGCCTGGCTACGAGCAAAAGGTCCCGCGTACTCCGGACGAGTTCGCCGAGGCATGGCGGACGAGTAGTCTCCGCCGCAAGCTCGGCGATGAATTAGACTCCTATGACGCATCCTTTTCTCTGAGCAGTAGTGGCCCGCGCAACTCACGCACACACTTTGCCGAGTTCCTGGAGAGCAAGAAGAGTGATCAGTCTTGGATGCAACGATGGAAGTCTCCCTACACCCTTTCGTACCCACGCCAGGTTCTCCTATGTCTATGGCGCGCACTCGCGCTCCTCAAGGCCTCGCCGCAGATGACGGTGATGATGCTCGTCCTCAACCTCTTCCAGACTCTCATCGTCGCTAGTGTCTTCTTTCGTCTGCCCGATACGGCCGAGTCCATCAAGTCGCGCAGCACGTTTCTGTTCACGGCCGCTCTGGTTAACGCCTTTGGATGCGTGCTTGAGGTGCCAGCTTTGTACGCCAAGCGCTCCATCGTTGAGAAGCATGTCCGGTACGCCTTATATCATGCATCAGCTGAGGCCGTCGCCGACTTGGTCATGAGCTTGCCATATAAGCTGCTCAACGCGATCACGGTTAACACAATATTCTACTGGATGTGTAATATGCGCAATGAAGCTGGATCCTTTGTGTTCTTCGTGCTGGTACAGTTCGCCATGACTCTAGCCGTGAGCTTGCTCTTCCGGCTCGTTGCTTCCGTCACCAAGAGTCACACGGCGGCTCAAGCGCCTTCAACCATTGTGTTTCTCACGCTGGCGCTCTACACTGGGTTCGCTGTCCCGCCCATGTATATCAAGCCGTACGCCAAATGGATCGCCACACTCAGCCCCGTGTCTTACGGATTCGAGGCTCTCATGATCAACGAGCTCGGCGACAATCGCAAGTTCCCTTGCAAGACCTTTGTTCCGTTCGGTCCGAACTACGAGATGGACGCTGCGAGTATGACCATGATGGCGCGGACACGCGTGTGTGCCGCGCAAGGAGGCGTGTCGGGCGAGACATTCATCAACGGGACCAAGTACATCAACGGTGCCTTTCGTTATATGGATAGTCATCGATGGCGCAACGTCGGTGTTGTCTTTGCATTTGCGGTCGCCTACCTCGTTTTGCACCTCATCGCCACAGAGATTGTGAGTAGCGCGAAGAGCAAAGGGGAGATGCTTGTTTTCCCTAGGGGCAAAGTCCCAACAAGGCGGACTGGAGAGCCGACTCGAGACGTAGAGGACCAAATCACCAAGGGGAAGACAGAAGCCCCAAGCGGCCATGATGCTGACGACAATGGCGACTTGACCATTGACCGTCAAACGGCCATATTCCACTGGAGTAATGTCTGCTACGAAGTCAAGCTTAAGAAGAAGGAGACGAAACGCATCCTGGATGGCGTAGACGGATGGTGCAAGCCGGGAACGCTCACTGCCCTCATGGGCGTTTCTGGCACCGGCAAGACTACCCTCCTCGACGCTCTAGCCTCGCGTCTATCTGTTGGTGTGGTAACAGGCGAGATGCTGGTCGACGGTGCCCCACGCGACGACTCCTTTCAGCAGAAGACGGGCTACGTCAAGCAGCAGGACCAGCATCTTCTCACGTCCACAGTGCGTGAGGCCCTAACTTTCAGCGCCGTCCTCCGACAGCCGGCCCGGTTTTCACACAAGCAAAAGATTGCATACGTCGACAAGGTGATTGAGATCCTGGGCATGGAAGAGTATGCGGATGCGGTCGTTGGCGTCCCCGGAGAGGGTCTCAATGTTGAGCAGCGAAAGAAGCTTACCATCGGTGTTGAGTTGGCTGCTCGTCCTGCACTTCTGTTGTTCTTGGATGAGCCTACCTCGGGCTTGGATTCTCAGACAAGCTTATCGATCTGCACTTTGCTTGAGACGTTGAGACAGAACGGGCAGGCTATCTTGTGCACAATCCACCAGCCTTCAGCGACT CTCTTTGAGAGGTTCGACagacttcttcttcttgctcgAGGCGGAAGGACTGTCTACTTTGGCCAAATCGGGCGCAATGCCAAGGTCCTCGTTGACTACTTCGTCCGCAATGGCGGACCGCGACCCAAGAAGGGGAAGAATCCGGCCGAGTACATCCTTGAACAAGTCAAAGCCAGCGGAAGCGGGAAAAGCGACATAAACTGGCCCGAAGTATGGCGAAAAAGCACTGAGTATGAAGAGGTCAAGGCTCATCTGGCAAAACTCAAAGAAACACAACACCAAGACGCAGCACATCAACAGCATCTGCATAACGATCCCCCCTTCGCCGCTCCTGTGACCACGCAGTTCTCCGAGGTGACCAGGCGTTTGGCCAAGCACTATTGGCGCACCCCAAGTTACGTGTACGCAAAGTTACTCTTGACCTTTGGCTCGGCTCTTTTCATCGGTCTCTCTCTGCTCAACCTACCCAACACGCAGACGGGCGTCACCATCCAAACCATAGCCATCTTCATGTTCCTCACAACGCACCTCAACTTGACACAACAAATTGTCCCCATATTTGTGTCACAGCGTACACTCTATGAGGGCCGTGAGCAGCCTTCACGCACATACTCGTGGGCCGCCTTCATGGGCGCGCAAATGGTGGTTGAGATGGCCTACAACGCGCTCATGGCCCCACCAGCATTTGTGGCCTGGTACTATCTCGTCGGGCTACAGCGTAACGCGGCAGAGACAAACGATACCGCAGCTCGTGGCGGACTAGCGGTCTTGTTCATGCTCGTCTTCTTCCTGCAGGCTAGCACATTCGCCTACATGATTGGGGCCGCCTTCGACCTCGCCGACCAGGCTGCAGGCGTCGGCAATCTCTTGTTTGTCATGATGTTCATTTTCAACGGCATCCTCGGGACGCCGCCCAAGTTTTGGGTGTGGGTATACCGCGTCAATCCCTTCACCTATCTCGTTGAGGGATTGCTCGGCACAGGGCTTGCGAACGCCAAGATCCAATGCGCCGATAACGAGTTCTTGCTCGTGAATCCGCCTCTTGGACAGACGTGCGGCGAGTACTTGCAGCCTTTCATTGCCCAGGCGGGCGGATATCTCGCTGATACGACTGTCTTGGACAACTGCAAGTATTGCACAACGAACAATACAAATCAGGTCTTGGCAGGGGTGCATGTCGAGTTCAGCAACCGCTGGCGCGACTTGGGCATCTTGTTTGCGTACGTCTTCTTCAACGCTATTGCTGCTTTCGGGTTATACTACATCCGTGTGCCCAAGCCTAAGAAAGATAAAGGCAAGTCATCGCCATCAACACTTCCGTCACTTCAAGACGGCAGCAATGCAGACCCTCCGCCCAAATTTCCTATGGAGGAGTCTGAAAAGCAAGCAGAAAGGTCGTCGCAGGCCACGCGGGCCGGCAAGGTTCTTGGATCACTTCGGTCGTCTATTCACGGCGGCTTGCAAGGGCTTGGAGGTGGTGGAAAGAAATATTGGGATGATGATTTGGAGAATGCGGACGATGCTCAAATAATTGGCAAGGAGGCAGATTTGGGGTATTTGAGTGAAGGTGAAGAGGGGAACCGGGATGTTGATATTCGTGATTTCAGCATGCAAAGGTCGCCTGTGACTCCCCAATATTGGATTTAG